From the Plasmodium malariae genome assembly, chromosome: 2 genome, one window contains:
- the PmUG01_02012900 gene encoding conserved Plasmodium protein, unknown function — protein sequence MENNKIIKMTKKLGTYEMFMNQYIVKYKNTKVCYLCKNKITSNHIEKMENICPKMWKYFHGLINQPQCPLQSFGKVLKVKDLRFDELEKYKDGLQRN from the exons ATggagaataataaaatcataaaaatgacaaaaaagtTGGGAACCTATGAAATGTTTATGAATCAGTAcattgtaaaatataagaatactAAAGTTTGCTATTTGtgtaaa AACAAGATTACGAGTAATCATATTgagaaaatggaaaatatatgtCCAAAAATGTGGAAATATTTTCATGGCTTAATTAACCAGCCACAGTGCCCTTTGCAAAG ctttGGAAAAGTTTTAAAGGTGAAGGATTTGAGATTTGACGAACTGGAAAAATACAAGGACGGTCTGCAGAGGAACTGA
- the PmUG01_02012800 gene encoding replication factor c protein, putative, whose translation MNLDLNYLNDLEGIDNILIEEIEKEKDKVNRGDKRKFDIYDEYELLLNKKKKKKKGNINNSEIIKKGTDVNNTEQSASSNCLYDRVFNNYYIFNDYNFLKEYVYRNNLRSDDIFFKKEQIDIKNKREVKKMLMSNEDIDEYIKIYDANNMYPPMYVKKRIEENGRGKAKVEAEVEKTNEQSTKEQVRQNDETMFFKHGILRGNNKEFRKMIERVLLEIKEEENVKAERKKRDEQYKQRNNDGGEGSINPFVQVEQDRSSEAAKLEGEQGVNGKRVNVVYKRAHGVDKCTNFVEKYRARFFSELLTEESINREVLLWLKQWSDRIKKERNMSSQNNEIKEESEKKNMDFHRILLLGGSAGKGKTTLAYVISNHFKFNIIEINGSDDRNKETLIPFIESIVCNNSIGGNPNICIIDEIDGLSSTYQNIDSIMKFLNKKDKKNRSIIRRPIICICNDIYHKSLKELRKISKVVIVENLNIEMLKSRITHICDKEYIKISNEAVNKLIDIYKGDIRAILNTIYFLSIGSRNMSADSYSGETSRAPCASIHRGEPSATKKYVRDSNENNISGNISGDISGNISGIASGNASGNVSGSVRGNISGSNNRSNSSDARNHQSNLSSGRGAFAYTDDYDRYHREMDGEEENRVKKRGKNKVVSISLELLNSYLFYKDANNNYIELLNMIYVKNKNKKIISKLLKDCHNFFYINLANEYNYVQTYYYIYDNLLNIPFNDYDFCKLSYCLDFLSFCDNMEYKQKQVLNYSMQKTLYFVVFLFIIIINLNTNSHIHYVLIHNSHSNYYRKRQMDVKQMKENFINEKFAVITYKYVYSKHFYYEILNYIFSFFYMNDFFFKNVHLWGKQSYYRDLNLPKYILVPYEYKDKDANKLKLFCVKILYMMTLFNISFTSLSLSSSMAPYYGTSYPSRSSVQGAYHSRSSLNSGSNANSGNNINNGSSANNGSSANNRSNTNNGSNANIGNNANIGNNANIGNNANIGSNANIGSNANIGNNANIGRNANSGNNANSTAFQSEKRSNNNFLNNYSFEKVYVFDPCVEDLLIYAEKKTNLFPSFQSLQKQTLTNITTTAFQFETKKSLLTANVCERLNELKKWVNNNSINFNEKKKNIHQMQIVKASSLAASSMAISTRVNKKSIFDVSYAPNFKVSLSDMILIAHQSGYEQAFQTYFLDEPSQSKNEQNNDTKTEKGKNKLKLDQNILKTKILHNRDVSTLTMCELINEEKKYMERIINKEKKIYFSGKYVKTKGYYKNIEERCNAVLQPLNFCVLQSG comes from the coding sequence ATGAATCTCGATCTGAACTATCTGAACGACTTAGAAGGAATAGACAATATTTTGATTGAGGagatagaaaaagaaaaagataaagtaAACAGAGgagataaaagaaaattcgATATATACGATGAATACGAATTActgttaaataaaaagaaaaagaagaaaaaaggaaatataaataacagtgagataataaaaaaaggtactGATGTAAATAATACAGAACAGAGTGCAAGTAGCAACTGCTTATATGATAGGGTATTTAATAACTACtacatttttaatgattataattttttaaaagagtaCGTGTACAGAAATAATTTAAGGAGtgatgatatattttttaaaaaagaacaaatagatataaagaataaaagggAAGTAAAGAAAATGCTAATGTCCAATGAAGATATAGatgaatacataaaaatttacgaCGCGAATAATATGTACCCCCCTATGTATGTGAAAAAAAGGATAGAGGAAAATGGTAGAGGTAAAGCAAAAGTAGAGGCCGAGGTGGAAAAGACAAATGAACAATCAACAAAGGAACAAGTTAGACAAAATGATGAAACCATGTTTTTCAAACATGGAATACTAAGAGGAAACAATAAAGAATTTAGAAAAATGATTGAAAGGGTACTGTTAGAAATTAAAGAAGAGGAAAATGTAAAAGcggaaaggaaaaaaagggatGAGCAATACAAGCAACGGAACAATGACGGAGGGGAGGGATCAATTAATCCCTTTGTCCAGGTAGAACAGGATAGAAGCTCAGAAGCAGCAAAATTAGAGGGAGAGCAGGGGGTAAACGGAAAACGCGTAAATGTGGTCTATAAACGTGCGCATGGAGTCGATAAATGTACCAATTTTGTTGAAAAATACAGGGCAAGGTTCTTCTCTGAGTTGTTGACAGAGGAATCCATCAATAGAGAAGTGCTCCTATGGCTAAAGCAGTGGAGtgatagaataaaaaaagaaagaaatatgaGCAGTcagaataatgaaataaaagaggagagtgaaaagaaaaatatggatTTTCAcagaatattattactagGTGGGTCCGCTGGAAAAGGCAAAACAACATTAGCATATGTCATATCAAATCATTTTAAATTCAACATCATCGAAATAAATGGTAGTGATGATAGAAACAAAGAAACACTTATTCCATTTATAGAATCAATTGTGTGTAACAATTCAATTGGAGGAAATCCTAATATCTGTATTATTGATGAAATAGATGGGTTGTCTAGTACATACCAGAATATAGATAGcataatgaaatttttaaataaaaaagataaaaaaaataggagcATTATTAGAAGAccaattatatgtatttgtaacgatatatatcataaaagtTTAAAGGAACTTCGAAAAATTAGCAAAGTTGTTATTGTAGAGAATTTAAATATAGAGATGTTGAAAAGTAGAATTACTCATATTTGTgataaagaatatattaaaataagtaatgAAGCGGTTAATAAGCTAATTGATATATACAAAGGGGATATAAGGGCAATTCTGAATaccatttattttcttaGCATAGGTTCTAGAAACATGTCTGCCGACAGTTACAGCGGTGAAACGTCCAGAGCGCCGTGCGCTTCTATACATAGGGGGGAACCCAGTgctacaaaaaaatatgttcgtgatagtaatgaaaataatattagcgGTAATATTAGCGGTGATATTAGCGGTAATATTAGCGGTATCGCTAGTGGTAATGCTAGTGGCAATGTTAGCGGCAGTGTTAGAGGCAATATTAgtggtagtaataatagGAGCAACTCCTCAGACGCACGCAACCACCAATCTAACTTGTCAAGCGGAAGGGGGGCCTTTGCCTACACTGATGACTACGATAGGTACCATCGCGAAATGGATGGAGAGGAGGAAAACCGCGTGAAGAAAAGGGGAAAGAACAAAGTAGTGAGCATAAGCTTAGAGCTTCTTAActcatatttgttttataaagacgcgaataataattacattgAATTGTTGAACatgatatatgtaaaaaataaaaacaaaaaaattataagtaaATTACTAAAAGAttgtcataattttttttatattaatctagcgaatgaatataattatgtacaaacatattattacatatatgataATCTGTTAAATATTCCTTTTAATGATTAtgatttttgtaaattaagTTACTGCCTTGATTTCTTATCTTTCTGTGATAATATGGAATATAAACAGAAACAAGTTCTCAATTATTCTATGCAAAAAACTCTTTATTTtgtagtttttttatttataattattataaatttaaatacgAATTCACATATCCATTATGTGTTAATACATAACAGTCATAGTAATTATTATAGGAAAAGACAAATGGATGTCAAACAGATGAAAgagaattttattaatgaaaagtTTGCAGTCATcacttataaatatgtatattcaaagcatttttattatgaaattttaaattatattttttcttttttttacatgaatgattttttttttaaaaatgtacatcTATGGGGAAAGCAGAGTTATTATAGAGATCTTAATCTACccaaatatattttggtcccatatgaatataaagataaagaTGCCAATAAGTTAAAACTATTTtgtgttaaaattttatacatgATGACATTGTTTAATATATCCTTTACGAGTTTATCTCTTTCGTCTAGTATGGCACCTTACTATGGTACCTCCTATCCCTCAAGAAGTTCTGTTCAAGGTGCATACCACAGTAGAAGCAGCTTGAATAGTGGGAGTAACGCGAACAGTgggaataatataaataatgggAGTAGTGCAAATAATGGGAGTAGTGCAAACAATAGGagtaatacaaataatgGGAGTAATGCAAACATTGGGAATAATGCAAACATTGGGAATAATGCAAACATTGGGAATAATGCAAACATTGGGAGTAATGCAAACATTGGGAGTAATGCAAACATTGGGAATAATGCAAACATTGGGAGGAATGCAAATAGTGGGAACAATGCGAACAGCACCGCGTTCCAGAGCGAAAAACGTAGTAACAACAATTTTTTGAACAACTACTCTTTTGAGAAGGTTTACGTATTTGATCCCTGTGTTGAGGACCTCCTAATTtatgcagaaaaaaaaacgaatCTATTTCCATCTTTTCAAAGTTTGCAGAAACAAACTCTAACGAATATAACAACGACTGCATTTCAATTTGAGACGAAAAAAAGTTTGTTAACAGCGAATGTATGTGAAAGGTTGAATGAGTTGAAAAAGTGGGTAAACAACAATTCCATAAAtttcaatgaaaaaaaaaaaaatattcatcaAATGCAAATTGTTAAGGCTTCATCACTGGCAGCATCGTCAATGGCAATATCGACGCGGGTCAATAAGAAGTCCATCTTTGATGTAAGTTATGCTCCAAATTTTAAAGTATCTCTAAGTGATATGATCCTAATTGCACATCAGAGTGGATATGAACAAGCATTCCAAACCTATTTTCTAGATGAACCATCCCAAAGCAagaatgaacaaaataacgatacaaaaacagaaaagggaaaaaacaAACTAAAACTtgatcaaaatattttaaaaacaaaaattctACACAACAGAGATGTATCTACTCTTACCATGTGTGAACTTATTAACgaggaaaagaaatatatggagcgaataataaataaagaaaaaaagatttatttttctggCAAATATGTTAAAACAAAGGGTTATTACAAAAACATCGAGGAACGCTGTAATGCAGTCTTGCAGCCCCTAAATTTTTGCGTTTTACAGAGTGGCTAG